The Aeromicrobium senzhongii genome includes a window with the following:
- a CDS encoding RNA polymerase subunit sigma-70, producing the protein MSVNTRVGERGDMTGVEEPTFSAMTEPHRRELHVHCYRMLGSFEDAEDAVQETFLRAWRRRATFEGRSTFRAWLYKIATNTCLDLLAKRRPAPATGGEVVWLQPYPDRLLDELRADENGPEAAALARETIELAYVVALQHLAPRPRAALILRDVIGWPAKQVAELLGDSVNSVNSALQRGRAAMREHLPAERQDWTGGEEDVATRELVRRYTEASIAADIDALAAMLSDDVRFSMPPTPGLHVGRDTVVADWVQDGFETMTGLRVLPTAVNRQPALAAYIWQDEEQAYLPLTLDALRIEGGEITEIFIFHGDRFPQLGLPDRLEADA; encoded by the coding sequence ATGAGTGTGAACACACGAGTGGGGGAGCGGGGCGACATGACCGGGGTCGAGGAGCCGACGTTCTCCGCGATGACGGAGCCGCACCGGCGCGAGCTGCACGTGCACTGCTACCGGATGCTCGGCTCGTTCGAGGATGCCGAGGACGCGGTGCAGGAGACGTTCCTGCGGGCGTGGCGGCGGCGCGCGACCTTCGAGGGGCGCTCGACGTTCCGGGCGTGGCTCTACAAGATCGCGACGAACACCTGCCTGGACCTGCTGGCGAAGCGACGTCCCGCCCCGGCGACCGGTGGTGAGGTGGTGTGGCTCCAGCCGTACCCGGACCGGTTGCTGGACGAGCTCCGCGCCGACGAGAACGGACCCGAGGCGGCGGCGCTCGCGCGCGAGACCATCGAGCTGGCATACGTCGTCGCGTTGCAGCACCTCGCGCCCCGGCCACGGGCGGCGCTGATCCTGCGCGACGTGATCGGCTGGCCCGCGAAGCAGGTGGCCGAGCTGCTGGGGGACTCGGTGAACTCGGTCAACAGTGCGCTGCAGCGTGGGCGGGCGGCGATGCGCGAGCATCTGCCGGCCGAGCGACAGGACTGGACGGGAGGCGAGGAGGACGTCGCCACCCGTGAGCTGGTGCGGCGCTACACCGAGGCGAGCATCGCCGCCGACATCGACGCGCTCGCCGCGATGCTCAGCGACGACGTCCGCTTCTCCATGCCGCCCACGCCGGGTCTGCACGTCGGCCGCGACACGGTGGTCGCCGACTGGGTGCAGGACGGTTTCGAGACCATGACCGGACTGCGGGTCCTGCCGACCGCGGTGAACCGGCAGCCCGCCCTGGCCGCGTACATCTGGCAGGACGAGGAGCAGGCCTACCTGCCGCTGACGCTGGACGCCCTGCGGATCGAGGGCGGGGAGATCACCGAGATCTTCATCTTCCACGGCGACCGGTTCCCGCAGCTGGGTCTGCCCGACCGGCTGGAGGCGGACGCATGA
- a CDS encoding GNAT family N-acetyltransferase, whose product MTGDVSALTVRPARHDDQPTLEAWSSREPVEWVDRARLSAELGTRNYRYEWSWIAERGDRPVGRALWWGSENAERPVTLDCLLVAESEPRPDEVGAALIRAGIADFGAGPELEFNVDVDVRWTQNPAATPRPQRPRRLGFRPGTDDEFRTLFAAVAPGSLDAHTLAMVAEQGVDALADDDLQFYLSLPGSRDAWRIATLADGTTVGFTIATRTAYDASISYLGVLPEHRGRGFVDELLAQMVHLHHDDGEQRIVGTTDAANAPMAAAFGRAGFETTRVRIVHAR is encoded by the coding sequence GTGACCGGCGACGTCAGCGCTCTCACGGTCCGGCCGGCCCGGCACGATGACCAGCCCACGCTCGAAGCGTGGTCGAGCAGGGAACCGGTGGAGTGGGTCGACCGAGCCCGTCTCTCAGCCGAGCTGGGGACACGGAACTACCGGTACGAGTGGTCGTGGATCGCTGAGCGCGGTGACCGCCCGGTCGGCCGCGCCCTGTGGTGGGGGAGCGAGAATGCCGAGCGCCCGGTGACTCTCGACTGCCTCCTCGTCGCGGAGTCCGAGCCCCGTCCCGACGAGGTCGGCGCCGCGCTGATCCGTGCCGGGATCGCCGACTTCGGGGCCGGCCCGGAGTTGGAGTTCAACGTCGACGTCGACGTCCGGTGGACGCAGAACCCGGCCGCGACGCCGCGTCCGCAGCGGCCTCGGCGGCTCGGCTTCCGGCCCGGGACCGACGACGAGTTCCGAACCCTGTTCGCGGCGGTCGCGCCGGGCAGCCTCGATGCCCACACCCTCGCGATGGTGGCGGAGCAGGGCGTCGATGCGCTGGCCGACGACGATCTGCAGTTCTACCTCTCCCTGCCGGGCAGCCGCGACGCCTGGCGGATCGCGACTCTCGCCGACGGCACGACGGTCGGCTTCACGATCGCGACCAGGACGGCCTACGACGCCAGCATCAGCTACCTCGGTGTCCTGCCGGAGCACCGCGGGCGCGGGTTCGTGGACGAGCTGCTGGCGCAGATGGTCCACCTGCACCACGACGACGGGGAGCAGCGCATCGTGGGAACGACCGACGCCGCGAACGCTCCGATGGCCGCCGCCTTCGGGCGCGCCGGGTTCGAGACGACGCGGGTGCGGATCGTCCACGCCCGGTAG
- the arr gene encoding NAD(+)--rifampin ADP-ribosyltransferase, with product MAVSEILDEGPFFHGTKADLRVGDILTAGFRSNYRPEVVMNHIYFSALLAGAGLAAELAAGDGEPRVYEVEPTGDFENDPNVTDKKFPGNPTRSYRSTEPLRVVREVLDWPRLTPEGLQDWRDRIAALRAEGTDEIIN from the coding sequence GTGGCCGTGAGCGAGATTCTGGACGAGGGGCCGTTCTTCCACGGGACGAAAGCAGACCTGCGCGTGGGTGACATCCTCACTGCGGGCTTCCGGTCGAACTACCGGCCCGAGGTGGTCATGAACCACATCTACTTCTCGGCACTGCTGGCCGGCGCGGGTCTCGCGGCCGAGTTGGCGGCGGGCGACGGCGAGCCACGCGTCTACGAGGTCGAGCCGACCGGCGACTTCGAGAACGACCCGAACGTCACCGACAAGAAGTTCCCCGGCAACCCGACGAGGTCCTACCGCAGCACCGAGCCGCTGCGCGTCGTCCGCGAGGTGCTCGACTGGCCGCGGCTGACTCCCGAAGGTCTCCAGGACTGGCGCGACCGAATCGCAGCGCTCCGCGCCGAGGGGACCGACGAGATCATCAACTGA
- a CDS encoding alpha/beta fold hydrolase: protein MAELDGIWWTATGDGPAVVVPRLNVDWNTVDLSALTDRFRVVTVAPRGFGPSSRPGRYDMDGFVGDVERVVDHVGIDSYATFGYSMNGVMAARLALNSLRVTAVACGGFPLTADLAGMGERARARNDDARRDPDAWADVLATYDPIAAEVFWDEVARLPLAALADLGRPLHAWWGADDTLVASLLSPAEFRRDLDARRIPYAVVPGLDHDAMLRRLDLVLPSIADWFAASSLS, encoded by the coding sequence GTGGCGGAACTCGACGGGATCTGGTGGACGGCCACGGGCGACGGGCCCGCGGTCGTGGTGCCTCGGCTGAACGTCGACTGGAACACGGTCGATCTCTCGGCACTGACCGACCGCTTCCGCGTGGTGACCGTGGCGCCGCGAGGGTTCGGTCCGAGCTCGCGTCCGGGTCGGTACGACATGGACGGATTCGTCGGCGACGTCGAACGGGTCGTGGACCACGTGGGCATCGACTCCTACGCCACGTTCGGCTACTCGATGAACGGGGTGATGGCGGCCCGTCTCGCACTGAACAGCCTTCGCGTCACGGCGGTGGCGTGCGGCGGCTTTCCGCTCACGGCGGACCTCGCCGGCATGGGCGAGCGGGCTCGCGCACGCAACGATGACGCTCGGCGCGACCCGGACGCATGGGCGGACGTGCTGGCCACCTACGATCCGATCGCCGCCGAGGTCTTCTGGGATGAGGTCGCCAGGCTGCCGCTGGCCGCGCTGGCGGACCTCGGCCGGCCACTTCACGCCTGGTGGGGTGCCGACGACACCCTCGTGGCGTCACTCCTGTCCCCCGCCGAGTTCCGCCGCGACCTGGACGCGCGCCGGATTCCGTACGCGGTCGTGCCCGGGCTCGATCACGACGCGATGCTGCGGCGGCTCGACCTGGTCCTGCCCTCGATCGCCGACTGGTTCGCCGCGAGCTCGCTCAGTTGA
- a CDS encoding HNH endonuclease signature motif containing protein produces the protein MSSSQAVVTGDAVRRARAIAEFEEWDFVARHHGRRVAEIDRSDDIVLSKELARREVTLELAQALHVTEHQVWAMVREAATLQRKTPAIWRAFAAGDIDGVRVTAIADTADRLVTPEAWAQLEQTAPAYAAAHTIAELRAWLRRLRRRLEPDVADAETARAVEDRRVTITHNDDGTSWLNALLPTGVAIVIADRLRRTARALPVIDPETGEKDHRTREQKQADVLAHWLTSSTGTSTDIRAEIAISIAATDLLGHTNGPGVTLDGEPVPADWVRELAASEHAVLRRLVLDPVGHVLDTEVLTYRPPESLRQALRWRDGSCRVAGCRAPVHDTDLDHHIPYGHGGRTTGANLRCLCRKHHNMKSHGHLDDRHLDAPARWTE, from the coding sequence ATGAGCTCGAGTCAGGCAGTGGTCACCGGTGACGCGGTCCGTCGTGCCCGGGCGATCGCGGAGTTCGAGGAGTGGGACTTCGTCGCGCGGCACCACGGCCGGCGCGTCGCTGAGATCGATCGCTCCGACGACATCGTGCTGTCCAAGGAGCTCGCTCGGCGCGAGGTCACCCTGGAGTTGGCCCAGGCACTGCACGTGACCGAGCACCAGGTCTGGGCGATGGTGCGTGAAGCAGCCACGCTCCAGCGCAAGACCCCGGCGATCTGGCGCGCGTTCGCCGCCGGGGACATCGACGGCGTCCGGGTCACCGCGATCGCCGACACCGCCGACCGGCTCGTCACGCCCGAGGCGTGGGCCCAGTTGGAGCAGACCGCACCGGCCTACGCCGCCGCCCACACCATCGCCGAGCTCCGGGCGTGGTTGCGCCGGCTGCGCCGCCGGCTCGAACCCGACGTCGCCGACGCCGAGACCGCCCGCGCTGTCGAGGACCGGCGCGTCACCATCACCCACAACGACGACGGCACCAGCTGGCTCAACGCCCTGCTGCCCACCGGGGTCGCGATCGTCATCGCCGACCGGCTGCGTCGTACCGCCCGGGCCCTGCCCGTCATCGACCCCGAGACCGGCGAGAAGGATCACCGCACCCGCGAGCAGAAGCAGGCCGACGTCCTCGCCCACTGGCTCACGTCCAGTACCGGAACCTCGACCGACATCCGTGCCGAGATCGCCATCAGCATCGCCGCCACCGACCTACTCGGGCACACCAACGGCCCCGGCGTCACCCTCGACGGCGAACCTGTCCCGGCCGACTGGGTCCGCGAGCTGGCCGCGAGTGAGCACGCCGTCCTCCGGCGGTTGGTCCTCGATCCGGTCGGCCACGTCCTGGACACGGAGGTCCTCACCTATCGACCACCCGAGTCCCTCCGACAAGCACTCCGCTGGAGAGACGGCAGCTGCCGCGTCGCCGGATGCCGAGCCCCGGTCCACGACACCGACCTCGACCACCACATCCCCTACGGCCACGGCGGCAGAACCACCGGAGCCAATCTGCGGTGCCTGTGCCGCAAGCACCACAACATGAAGTCCCACGGTCACCTGGACGACCGGCACCTCGACGCGCCTGCGCGCTGGACCGAGTGA
- a CDS encoding enoyl-CoA hydratase-related protein — protein sequence MSQAAPQLDRRDDVFVLNLGDGENRFHPDWIAAVDAALDEVEQADGAKALVTTATGKFFSNGLDLDWLGSHAEQMGEYVAAVEGLFARVLALPLITVAAVQGHAFAAGAMLTLAHDFRVMRDDRGFWCLPEVDIHIPFTPGMNALITSRLAPQVAHESMTTGRRYGGADARDLAIVDRAVSEDAVLPTALEIATANAGKAGETLGTIKARMYEETLKVLRDH from the coding sequence GTGAGCCAAGCCGCCCCCCAGCTCGACCGCCGTGACGACGTCTTCGTCCTGAACCTCGGTGACGGAGAGAACCGCTTCCACCCCGACTGGATCGCCGCGGTCGATGCCGCCCTCGATGAGGTCGAGCAGGCCGACGGCGCCAAGGCGCTCGTCACCACGGCGACCGGCAAGTTCTTCTCCAACGGCCTCGACCTCGACTGGCTGGGCAGCCATGCCGAGCAGATGGGCGAGTACGTCGCGGCCGTGGAGGGCCTGTTCGCGCGGGTGCTGGCCCTGCCCCTGATCACCGTCGCTGCCGTCCAGGGTCACGCGTTCGCCGCCGGCGCGATGCTGACGCTGGCCCACGACTTCCGGGTGATGCGCGACGACCGCGGCTTCTGGTGCCTGCCCGAGGTCGACATCCACATCCCGTTCACGCCGGGCATGAACGCGCTCATCACGTCGCGCCTCGCGCCGCAGGTCGCCCACGAGTCCATGACGACGGGTCGCCGCTACGGCGGTGCCGATGCGCGTGACCTCGCGATCGTCGACCGGGCGGTCTCGGAAGACGCGGTGCTGCCGACGGCACTCGAGATCGCCACGGCGAACGCCGGCAAGGCCGGCGAGACGCTCGGCACGATCAAGGCCCGCATGTACGAGGAGACGCTGAAGGTCCTGCGCGACCACTGA
- a CDS encoding DUF6069 family protein, translating into MSALTAGRPRLGRVAVMGVLATVAAAVVTTTLGALAKRAGVEFEIPAGGDAIPTGAFATVTSFFSLIGVGVALAAGRWSDRPAQRFVAITVPLAVASLVPPFVVGASAETSLVLVVLHLAAAAVVIPTLARTLRVSSVSPRAAASRR; encoded by the coding sequence ATGAGCGCCCTGACCGCGGGCCGTCCCCGCCTGGGTCGCGTGGCGGTCATGGGTGTCCTCGCGACGGTCGCCGCCGCGGTGGTCACGACGACGCTCGGAGCCCTGGCGAAGAGGGCCGGTGTCGAGTTCGAGATCCCCGCCGGCGGCGACGCGATCCCCACCGGCGCGTTCGCGACCGTGACGTCGTTCTTCTCCCTGATCGGGGTGGGCGTCGCGCTGGCCGCAGGACGGTGGAGCGATCGTCCCGCGCAGCGCTTCGTGGCGATCACCGTCCCGCTGGCGGTGGCGTCCCTCGTTCCGCCGTTCGTCGTGGGGGCGAGCGCCGAGACTTCCCTCGTGCTCGTCGTGTTGCACCTTGCCGCCGCGGCGGTGGTGATCCCGACGCTCGCCCGCACCCTGCGGGTGTCCAGCGTCAGCCCGCGCGCTGCAGCCAGTCGACGATGA
- a CDS encoding GNAT family N-acetyltransferase has translation MVVLTPANADNWRAIARVRAAAGQREWVADSTYYLCLSAYGDLWRSYAVEADGATVGHVMWAVDPDDGSHWIGGLVIDSEHQRRGLGRATVQALLDLWEREEPSLSGTPYREAALSVSPDNQAAIGLYRSLGFVETGEMEDDEIVLRRPRA, from the coding sequence ATGGTTGTCCTGACTCCCGCCAACGCAGACAACTGGCGCGCCATCGCTCGCGTCCGAGCCGCGGCGGGACAGCGCGAGTGGGTGGCCGACTCGACGTACTACCTGTGCCTGTCGGCGTACGGCGACCTGTGGCGCTCCTACGCCGTCGAAGCCGACGGCGCGACTGTCGGACACGTGATGTGGGCCGTGGACCCCGATGACGGCAGCCACTGGATCGGCGGCCTCGTCATCGACTCCGAGCACCAGCGCCGTGGCCTGGGTCGAGCGACCGTTCAGGCGCTGCTCGATCTGTGGGAGCGCGAGGAGCCGTCCCTGTCCGGTACCCCGTACCGGGAGGCCGCCCTGTCCGTGTCGCCGGACAATCAGGCCGCGATCGGTCTGTACCGGTCGCTCGGGTTCGTGGAGACTGGCGAGATGGAGGACGACGAGATCGTGCTGCGCCGGCCGCGGGCCTGA